GTCGTTATACAGACGCAGACCGCGCAAGCTGACGGAATCAAACGCGTCGCCACGCGTATACGAGTCGCCCATCAGCATCTGGGCTTTCAGTGGGGTAATGTCTCGCTGCAGGTAGATATCCTGGCTGGCGTAATGGCTGCCGTTGTCGGAATCCCAGTTCAGGTTGCCGCGCGAGCGAAAACGCCACGGCCCCATGTTCAAGCCGTAGCGTAAGCCTGCATAGGCAGTATCCGTTGTGCTGCCAGTGCCTTCACTTCGCCAGGCGTTGAGATCGTAGGAGAGCATCGCCGCAGAAATACCGCTGTCCCACAATGAAGGATCGACATATCCCTCTGGCAGTTTAAGGACATACAGCTGTGGGATCGTGAGATCCAGCTCCTGGGTCGCAGGATCAAATGTTGCTGTTGCTCCTGAAAAGGCTTTTTCAATCGCAATACAGGTTTCATCCGTAATATCGGGCGTTTTCTCCAGCGATTCCGTATTAATGCCCATCTGTTTGAGCGCTAATACGGTAAAGCACGGCGTCGCACGAGGCGTGCCATTATCTTTAAATTCAACGTCACTGGTCATTTTGGGTTTCCCGTTGACGTTGATTTTTGTGCGGTATTTTCCGGGTAACACCGGGTTGCCGTGACTAAAACGGCTGACATCAACTTTACTGCCAGTATTAAATAAAAACTGATCGTTAAATTCGACTTCATCCGTCCCCATCGTTACCGGGGATTGTGAATCGGCAGCTACGGCGCATAGCGGAATCGCCGCGCTTATAGAAAGGCACAGAAATGAATGTCGAAAAATCATAATAATCCTGATCCATCAGATGCCGGTTAATATTAACCGGCATAAATATTCGAGTTATTTATTATTAATTGACGGGAATGTTGTGTTCTTCCATGCCGCCAAAATCATTTATTGAGGAATACTTCACTTTCCCACTGGTGATATTTGAAAGTCCTTTGACTTTCATTACTTCGCTAGAGAGAGGCTTAACAGAGTGGCTTTCCACTTCGTATTTTTTGCCATTCACTTCAAATTCAGCGCTGGCCAGAGAAACGTTATAAACCGCATCATTTTTGGCAACCAAAACCAAACCATCAGCGTTTTTTTGCTGTGACCATTTCAGGTTTTTCGCGGCCTCTTCCGGTGTGCCTTTCAGGCCATTCGGGCGGAAAAAGAGTTTAATTCGGGTGCGAAAAGCCAGTTGCAGCATGTTCTGGTTTTCTTCGGATTGCGCTTTTGGCGGAACCTCCAGCACGTTAAACCAGTACAATGATTCACGGTCTTGTGGCATCGATGTGCCTAACCAGGTGACGCGGATTGACTGGCCTTTTCGGGCATCGACGCGGGTTACTGGAGGGGTGATCACAAACGGGAGTTTTAACTCTTGTGGGTCCACGGTATCACGCCCATCGTCCAGCCATGACTGTACAAGAAGAGGGTGATTACCTTTATTTTCAAGATTAACAATCACGTCTTTGGCTGATTCCGGGTAAATAACCCGAGTACCTGAAATAACAATATCAGCGTTAGCCTGAGCGGTTATTATGCAGCCAAGCATAAATACCAGCGTTTTCATTCCATTGCTTATTTTTGCATTACGCAGTCGCATATCCACTCCAGGATAATTGAGATGAAATAACGTCCGCCGAAGGGCGGACGTATTTTAAGATGAATAATCGATGATTATTCGTAGCTCATGGTGAAGAAGGCGTTAGCCGTTACTTTACCTGCAGTTACTGGGTTGCTGTCTTTAACCCATGCAGAGCCAGGGACATAGGCCACACGGTAGTACAGATTGCCAGAACCATTGGTCACGTCAGCAACCTGAGAGTTGTTTGCTGGCTGGCCAACCATGACGCGGTCAGTGTTGGAAGAAGAGTTGTTAAACATCGCCAGGCTGACGTTGGTGGCAGAGCCAGAAACGTTTGAATCCGGGTCGATCGTGCCGTTACCAATGGAGCCCATGTTTTTAGACATGAACACTGCAGACGCTTTTTTCACTTGAGCTGGGCATTTAGTCAGCATCAGTTCGAAGTTTTTAGAACCCACACCTTTATCAATGGTCGTGCCTTCAACGTCCGATTTTTTCACGACTGGCAGGGTGATCGTGATGTTGTTGGTGTCTTCACCGTTATTGGTGTTGATAACACAAGTGGTGTCCGTTACTGCGCCGTCAAACGTGATCAGACCAATATCGGTATCAGCGAAGGAAGCGGCAGAACTAAAAGCCATAACTACAGCAGCGGCAGTCATGCTAATTTTTTTCAGTGACATAACAAATTCCATGTTAATGGAAGATTTTTAAAGCTGGGGTTTCTCAGCGGGAGGGATTCTAGAACTAAAATTATATTTACAATTGTTATAAATAATTAATTTTGAATGTAGCTATTCTTTATTTATTTATGTATCAATGGGATAGGGTTGGTTTGGCAGGATGGATAAATTCTTAAAAAATAAAAATCATTAGGGAGGTATATAGATTTTTTAAAACTAATAAGGTAGATAATTAATATTATATCAAGACCCGAAATATTAGTGTAAATAATATTTCGGGTCGATTTTATTATGCGACCTGAACCGGAATAGCTTTCGCGGTACGTTTCATTTCGTTATCGCCTTCAAAGTACGCCACTTTTGGCTGCCAGCGATGTGCTTCTTCATCAGACATCATCACGAAACTGGCAATAATAACGATATCACCCACGTTCGCGCAGTGCGCGGCAGCGCCGTTAACGGAGATAATTTTAGAACCGCGTTCCGCCGCTATGGCATAAGTGTAGAAGCGATTGCCATTGGTGACATTCCAGATATCAATGGCTTCATTTTCAAGAATACCCGCCGCATCGAGAAAATCCTGATCGATCGCGCAGGAGCCTTCGTAATGCAGGTCTGCCTGAGTGACTTTCACACGGTGAAGCTTACCTTGCAGCATTTTGCGAATCATTACGTCTACCTTTAATCATCATGCTTTGCCCTCTCGCAGACGACAGGGCAGGGTGAAGGGAACAATTCCCAAGGCAAATATGGGCGCAGTATTGCCCGATTTTTAGCCGATGTCTACTTCGCCAGTTCAACCACTTTATTGTCGATCAGACGCGCCTGGCCGAGCCATGCAGCCACCAGAATGACCGCTCGTTTGCTGGCTTCGGTGAACTCCAGCAGCGTATCCGCATCACGAATTTGGACATCATCAGAGCGGAAACCTTTATCGTTTAATGCCTGCTCAGCAAGAGCGACAATCTCTTCTGCCGTCAGTTCTTTCGCCAGAAGCTGTTCAGCCATGGTATTCATTACTTTGCTTAACCCTGGCGCAATTTTGCGCTGGTCAGCCGTCAGATAACCATTGCGGGAGCTGAGTGCCAGACCGTCTTTAGCACGCACAATCGGGACGCCCACGATCTCGATGTCATAGCCCATATCGGCCACCATCTTGCGAATCAGCGCCAGTTGCTGGAAGTCTTTCTCACCAAAACAGGCCACATCGGGTTGAACCAGGTTGAAAAGCTTGCTGACAATCGTTGAGACACCACGGAAATGCCCTGGGCGACTTGCGCCTTCCAGCATGGTCGAAATCCCTGGGACATCCACATAGGTCGACTCTTCGGTTCCCTGAGGATAAACATCAGCCGGAGCCGGAGAGAAGACGATATCCGCATGGCGTTTTTTGAGCTTCTCGCAATCTTCCTGAAGAGTGCGCGGGTAGCGAGCCAGATCGTCAGCCCGATCAAACTGCATGGGGTTCACAAAGATACTGACTACCACGATATCGGCACGGGCTTTTGCCTCGTCAACCAGTTTCATATGGCCGTCATGGAGGTTTCCCATGGTTGGAACCAGTGCGATACGTTTACCTTCCTGGTGCGCACGACGAATGTGCTGGCGCAGCAACGGCAGGGTTTCAATGATTAGCACAACAAGACTCCTTAATGGAAACTGTGTTCTTCGCCCGGATAAACTCCGGATTCAACCTCGTCAATATACTGCCTGACCGCAGCGCGCATGTCGCCCGCCGTGCTAAGGAAGTTTTTGGCGAATTTAGGGATATGCCCACCAGTAATGCCAAACGCGTCGTGCATCACCAGAATCTGACCGTCTGTGACGTTACCTGCGCCAATCCCAATTACCGGAATTGAAAGTGCATCGGTAACGCGTTGCGCCAGCTCTACCGGCACACACTCCAACACCAGGAGCTGGGCGCCTGCGGCTTCAAGCGCCAGCGCATCATCCAGCAGGGTCTGCCCGGCATCACCGCGACCTTGCACTTTATAGCCGCCGAAAATATTGACGGATTGTGGGGTTAAACCCAGATGCCCACAAACAGGTACGGCGCGCTCAGTGAGCATTTTCACCGTATCCACAAGCCAGGAACCGCCTTCTATTTTGACCATGTTCGCCCCTGCGCGCATAACGATCGCCGCATTTTCAAAGGCTTGTTCCGGTGTGGCGTAAGCCATGAACGGCAAATCGGAGAGAAGCAGGCAGGCAGGCGCGCCACGGCGTACCGCGTGCGTGTGATAAGCGATATCCTCAACCGTTACGGGCAGAGTGGAGTCATGTCCTTGTACCGTCATCCCTAACGAATCGCCGACCAGCATGACGTTAATCCCTTCTTCGGCAAAGAGTTTGGCGAAGCTGTAGTCATATGCCGTGATCGTCGCGAAGCGTTTCTTTTCCTGTTTGCATTTCTGCAGTAAGGCGATGGTGGTTGGTTTCATACTGTTTCCTGATAGCTCAAAGCGAATCTTTGCGCATTCTAACAGTAACATTCGAGGGAACAATGATTTTAGGCAATCGATTAACCACAAATATTTCATGGTGAATCAACAAAAAAACAGGATTACCAGCGGGCGGGTTTTTCGGCGTTAAGACGGTCTAAAACAGTCTTCAGAGAATCACCATCAGGGAAGCGGAGATCGGGGGCGACTTCAAAGAGTGGCCAGAGCATGAAACCACGGTTTTTCATGTCGTAATGGGGGATTGTCAGGCGTTCGGTATGAATAGTCTGATCGCCAAACAGCATGATATCAAGGTCGAGCGTACGTGGTCCCCAGCGTTCAGCTTTGCGCACACGACCTTGCTGTAATTCGATACGTTGGGTGTGATCCAGAAGCGTGTCGGCATCAAGTGCTGTCTCTAGCACAACAGCGGCATTGAGGTAGTCAGGCTGATCCTGAGGCCCCAGCGGTGGTGTGCGATAAAAAGACGATACAGTAACGACACGGCTCTGTGGGATCTCACTCAGCGCCTGCACGGCAGCATTGACCTGCTCCAGGGGAGAAGCAAGATTGCTGCCGATGGCTATCCAGGCGAGAGTCATGCACTGCCTTCACGGCGTGGCGCACGTTTACGCGGGCGGCGGTGACGACGGCGAGTTTCTGGCTCTTCATCCAGATTGGTCAGCATACCTTTTTGCTCTGGCGGCGCAGAGACCTGGAATTCACCCCACCATTTCACCAGCTTTTGCAGTTCCTGGTTGTTTTCAATCTCGGCACGCAGTGCCATCAGATCGTAAGCGGCACGGAATTTCGGATGTTCCATCAACTTCCAGGCACGTTTACCCTGACGGCGAGACATGCGCAGCTGTAGCTGCCAGATATCACGCACCAGAGTGGTAATACGTTTCGGAATGGCCAGCGTGCGACAGGCTTCGTCCAGAACGTCATTTGCCGCAAGTGCAAACGCGTCGTAATACGCCAGCCCACTCTCCTGAGCAATCTTTTGTGCGGTTTCCAGAAGCGGATACCAGAACATGGCCGCAAACAGGAACGCAGGATTAACACGCATATCGTTGTGCAGACGCGTGTCGGTATTCTTCAGCACCTGCGCAATCATACGTTCCATCGGACTGTCGCTGCTTTCAGTAAAGTAGCGAGTGATCGTCGGGAACAGTGGCTGGAACAGGCTGTATTCACGTAGCAAGGTATAGGTTTCAAACCCATAACCGGCTTGCAACAGCTTCAGCGTCTCTTCGAACAGACGGGCCGGAGGAACATCGTTAATCAGCGTTGCCAGACGCGGGATTGGCTCGGCGGTTTCCGGGCTAATACGCATGTTCAGCTTTGCGGCAAAGCGCACAGCACGCAACATACGTACAGGATCTTCTCGATAACGTGTTTCCGGTGTACCGATCAGACGAATCAGTCCCGCTTTCAGATCCTGCATTCCACCAACGTAATCACGCACGGTGAAATCGGCAACGCTGTAATAGAGACTGTTGATCGTGAAATCGCGACGCTGGGCATCTTCTTCAATCGAACCAAAGATATTATCGCGCAGTAACATCCCGTTTTGGCCACGCTGGGAAGTCGTGCGATCGGTCGTACTGCCTTCGTGATGCCCACGGAAAGTGGCAACTTCAATAATTTCAGGCCCAAACATGACGTGGGCGAGACGGAAACGACGGCCAACAAGGCGGCAGTTACGGAATAATTTGCGTACCTGCTCAGGGGTGGCGCTGGTCGTTACGTCGAAATCTTTCGGTTTTTTGCCTAGCAATAAATCGCGGACACCGCCGCCCACGAGGTAAGCCTCGTAGCCTGCTTTATTCAGACGATAAAGTACCTTGAGGGCATTTTCACTGATATCTTTGCGGGAAATATTGTGCTGCTCACGCGGAATAACCGACATATGGGATTGCGCAATGACGTCATCCGCCATGCTCTCTTCGCGGCTTAGCACCTTACGGCAAAAATTAGCGACTCGGGTAAAAATAGTACACCTCGTAGTGTGTTTTATTTGTCAGGACAAAAAAATAGCGGCTAATCATAGCTCAGCACAACGCATTTGAGAATGCTGGATTTTAGGCACAGCCGCGAGCGACCAGCTTTTGGCTGCCATTCTCAGTAATTCATCAACGCCTAAATCGTGCCATTCACCTGTTACATTTTGGTTGAGAAATCGCAATGCGTCGATCAAAACAGGGCGCGGATCGCCGTCAGGTAGAGCTGGAGCGTGGTTCTGCTTCGACAATTTATTGCCTTGCTCATTGAGCGCCAGCGGCAGGTGGATGTAGTCCGGTGCTTGCCACCCGAAGTGCTGATACAACGATATTTGTCGTACGGTGGGTTCAATAAGGTCTGCGCCGCGCACGATTTCCGTTACGCCCTGAAAATGATCGTCAACGACCACGGCCAAATTATAGGCAAATAAGCCGTCGCGACGATGAATAATAAAATCTTCCTGTGCCAGGCGAGCATCGGCCTGAATGTTACCAGACAGTCGATCGTTAAAATGCATAACCGGATGATGTTGCTGCAACCGTACGGCGGCATTTTCCGGCCCGTTATGCGCTGAACGACAGTGACCATCATACACGCCGCCAACGCTCTGGATGCGCGCACGGGTACAGGTGCAGTAGTAGGAAAGTCCTTGTTCATAGAGCCATGCCAGACGTTCCCGGTAGGCATCGTGACGTTTAGACTGCCAGAGTATGTCGCCATCCCAGTGAAGACCGTAATGTTCCAGCTGACGCAGAATAGCCTCTGCAGCACCGGGAACTTCACGCGGGGGATCAATATCTTCTATGCGGACACGCCAGATACCGTGATTTGCCCGGGCCTGTAGGTAGCTGCCAAGCGCAGCAATCAGGGAGCCGAAATGTAATTCACCAGAAGGGGATGGCGCGAAGCGCCCAATATAGTGTGATTCAGACATATCAACAGTAACAAGGCGGGAGAAAACTCCCGCCTTTGTGAACGTTATGACAGGGCAGGGATTAACCGGCCATCTGTTTTTCGCGAATTTCTGCCAGCGTTTTACAGTCGATGCAAAGATCGGCAGTTGGACGCGCTTCCAGGCGACGAATACCAATTTCAACACCGCAGGATTCGCAGTAGCCGAAATCTTCGTCCTCAACCTTTTTCAGCGTTTTTTCGATCTTTTTGATCAGTTTGCGTTCGCGGTCACGGTTACGCAGTTCGAGGCTGAACTCTTCTTCCTGAGCGGCACGGTCTACCGGGTCCGGGAAGTTAGCAGCTTCATCCTGCATATGTGTAACGGTGCGATCGACTTCATCCCTGAGTTGATTACGCCATGCTTCAAGAATACGCTTGAAGTGCGACAGCTGGGCTTCGTTCATATACTCTTCGCCCGGCTTCTCCTGGTATGGCTCCACCCCAGCGATGGCGAGAATACTCAGGGACGATGTTTTACGGTTTTGCCCTTCTTGCATGTTGCTTCTCCTTAACACGCACTATCGATCCCCGTGTTGGGGGAAAAATCAGGTCGCTATAAATAGCAGATGCTTTTCCGTATGGCAATTATCTATACGTAACACTTGACAAGCCTGTGAGGAAAAGCGTATTTGCGCACGCGGCCAGAACACCAAATAATCAATCGTCTACCTTCCTTATAACACGATCGGAAGGGTCGATCTCAGAGTCATATTATCGGCAGAAAGTTCCGCTTTATAAGCGAAAACCTCTACCCCCTGCTTATGTGCCTCATTCAACAGTTGCGCGTATTTTGGGTCAATATGGCGGGCAGGAGAAAATCGTTCAATTGCTGAGTGCAATACTGCAAACAGCAACACGGCGCGTTTGCCCGCCGCCGCTACACTCATCAACTCTCGCAGATGCTTCTGGCCACGTAGCGTTACTGCATCTGGAAAGTAGCCATTTTCCTGTTCTGCTAACGTCACTGATTTTACTTCAATATAGCACTCAGGTCGTTCTTCCGCCTGTAGCATAAAGTCAATTCTGCTCCCTTCCTCGCCATATTTCACTTCACTTTTTAAGCTGCTGTAACCGGCGAGTTCAGGAATAATCTCGTCAATAAGAGCTTCCTTAACCAGTTGATTTGCCCGCAATGTATTGACACAAATAAAGGCGTCTTGCTGGGTTTGTGTCATCTCCCAGGTATGAGGATATTTACGTTTAGTATTTTCTGATGTGGAATACCAGATCGTGTCACCCGGCGTCGCGCAACCTGTCATCGCACCCGTATTAGGGCAATGCAGTGTCAGCGTTTCGCCATCAGGAGTTACTACATCAGCAAGAAAGCGCTTGTAGCGTTGAATCAATGTGGCGTGTTGTAAGGCAGGGCTAAACTTCATCGGGATTCCTTAAGGTGTCGCCCAGCGTCCAGCGCTGTAACGGGGTGTATCGGGTGCGTCCTTGTCTAAAAACAGATTCGTATAGCGCGAACGCTTTCACTGGAAAGACCCAGTGAAAGCCAGGCGGCGGAATAGCAACGGCCTGGCCGGCGTCGCGCAACAAGGTGATATGAGGGTGAAACGGCTGCGGGTTTTGATAACACCCACTGCGCGCCGCCTGAGCGCGCAGCATATTCGCCAGTTGTAATAATCCACGAGGTGGCTGTCGCGTCCCGAGCCAGACCACGCGGGAGCGTAACCACTGTCCGGCATCATCCAGGTGCAGCGTAAAGCCAGGCTGGGAAATGCGTCCGGCCATTGTGGCCAGAGCGCGTTGCTTTTCGGCACTGACGTCGCCTAAAAAAGCCAGTGTCAGATGCAGGTTTGCGGCCGCCACAGGGCGACCTGCCTCGGCGGGAAAGTGGTCGGCGCGCCAGCGGACGATTTGCCGCTGTATCGTGGCGGGCATCTCAATGGCGAAAAACAGTCGTTTCGACTCAGGCATACGGGGGACTCGGTAATGATATGCGCCGATGCTACAATGTACGCCGACGAATGTTAACCCTCTGGAGTTGTTAGTGTCCTCATTGCCGGTCGCCGTTGTCCTTCCTGAGCTGCTCGCTGCCCTACAACATGCCCCGCAGGTTTTGCTTAATGCGCCTACAGGAGCCGGTAAATCGACCTGGCTGCCGTTGCAGATCCTGAAAGACGGGAATATCCACGGGAAAATTATCCTTCTGGAACCGCGCAGGCTAGCCGCGCGTAACGTGGCGCAGCGCCTTGCTGAACTGCTGAATGAGAAGCCCGGCGAAACAGTCGGCTACCGCATGCGCACTGAAACCTGTGTGGGCCCGTCCACGCGGCTGGAAGTGGTGACGGAGGGTATTCTCACCCGGATGTTGCAAAACGATCCTGAGCTGACCGGCGTCGGTCTGGTGATTCTGGATGAATTTCATGAGCGGAGTTTACAGGCCGACCTCGCGCTGGCGTTGTTGCTGGATGTACAGCAGGGGCTGCGTGACGATCTCCGCCTCCTGATTATGTCGGCAACGCTGGATAACGCACGCTTACAGCAAACATTACCTGATGCGCCCGTTATCACCTCTGAAGGCCGCGCTTTCCCGGTAGAGCGTCGCTATCAATCTCTGCCAACCCACCCGCGCTTTGACGAGGCCGTCGCCATGGCTACGGCGGAGCTGTTACGTCAGGAATCCGGTTCGTTGCTGCTGTTTTTACCTGGTGTTGGGGAGATCCAGCGGGTGCAGGAGCACCTGGCATCCCGTGTGGGCCGTGATGTTACGTTGTGTCCACTCTACGGCGCGTTATCGCTGAATGAACAGCGTAAGGCGATCCTGCCTGCGCCTGCCGGAATGCGCAAAGTGGTACTGGCGACGAATATCGCTGAAACCAGTTTAACCATCGAAGGTATTCGTCTGGTGGTTGATACTGCGCAGGAGAGAGTCGCCAGCTTTGATCCTCGTACCGGCCTGACGAAACTCCTGACTCAACGGATAAGCCAGGCCTCAATGATCCAGCGTGCCGGTCGTGCCGGACGACTCGAATCGGGGATCTGCTTGCATTTGATCGGCGCTGAGCAAGCTGAACGTTCAGCATTGCAGAGTACTCCTGAGATTTTACAAAGCGATCTCGCCAGCCTGGTCATGGATCTGTTGCTGTGGGGCTGCCCGGATCCTTGTCAGCTCACCTGGCTCAATCCGCCGCCAGAAGTTAATCTTGCGGCTGCACGCGGTTTGCTTGCGCGGCTTGGTGCGCTGGAGGGCGATCGTCTGTCATCACGTGGGCAAAAAATGGCGGCGATGGGCAATGAGCCGCGCCTGGCGGCAATGCTGGTGGCCGCACAATCGGATGACGAAAAAGCCACAGCGGCAAAACTGGTCGCCATTCTTGAAGAGCCTCCTCGGAGCGGGAACAGCGACCTGATGGCCGCATTTTCGCGCAACCAGCCTAACTGGCAGCAGCGGGCGCAGCAGCTGTTGAAACGGCGTAATAGCCGGGGGGGAATGCCAGACAGCAATAATATCGCGAATCTTCTGGCGCAGGCTTTCCCGGACAGGATTGCACGTCGGCGTGGGTTGGACGGGCGCTACCAACTGGCAAATGGTATGGGTGCGATGCTGGACAGTGATGACGCGTTAACGCGCCACGAATGGCTCATTGCTCCGCTATTATTGCAGGGCAGTCATTCCCCGGATACGCGCATCCTGCAAGCCATTGCCGTTGATATCGAGGGGCTCACGCGCGCTTGCCCGCAATTGCTTGAGCAATCTGATACGGTGGAGTGGGACGATGCGCAAGGGACGCTGAAAGCTTTTCGTCGTAGCCAGATTGGTAAACTGACGTTGAATGTGAAGCCGCTGGCGAAGCCTTCAGAAAACGAGTTGCACCAGGCGATGCTGAACGGCATTCGGGAAAAAGGGCTGAGTGTGCTGGGCTGGACACCGGAAGCGGAACAGTATCGACTTCGCCTGCACTGCGCCTCGCGTTGGTTGCCTGAATATACCTGGCCTGACGTCAGTGATGATGCCTTGCTGGCGACGCTTGAGAGGTGGCTATTGCCGCAAATGAGCGGTGTACATTCGTTACGAGCCCTGAAAGCACTGGATGTGAAGACGGCGTTACAAAATTTACTCGACTGGTCATTGCGTCAACGTCTGGATAGTGAACTGCCAGGGCATTACACTGTGCCGACCGGAAGCCGGATTGCCATTCGTTATCACGAAGATAATCCGCCTGCGCTGGCTGTACGTATGCAGGAGATGTTTGGTGAGGCGACAACGCCGTCTATTGCCGAAGGGCGTATTCCTTTGGTGCTGGAACTGCTGTCTCCTGCTCATCGGCCACTGCAAATTACGCGTGATTTACGTGCGTTCTGGGCAGGAAGCTATCGTGACGTGCAAAAAGAGATGAAGGGGCGTTACCCCAAACACGTCTGGCCGGACGATCCGGCAAATACTGCGCCGACAAGGCGGACGAAGAAATATTCTTAGTGGGTGCGGCCTGATGCCCTCACCCCGGCCTTCTCCCACAGGGAGAGGGGGAAACCAATTTTGAGAGATTTCTTCTTTCACGGTGATGTGGAAGAAAAGAGAATCTGGCCTTTGCGCCTGAATGTTGCGGAGAAAAAGCATGGCGGGGAATGACCGCGAGCCAATAGGACGTAAGGGAAAACCTGCGCGTCCGGCAAAAGAAAAGGTGAGTCGTCGTCGTAGTGATG
This sequence is a window from Enterobacter sp. RHBSTW-00994. Protein-coding genes within it:
- a CDS encoding fimbrial chaperone, which gives rise to MKTLVFMLGCIITAQANADIVISGTRVIYPESAKDVIVNLENKGNHPLLVQSWLDDGRDTVDPQELKLPFVITPPVTRVDARKGQSIRVTWLGTSMPQDRESLYWFNVLEVPPKAQSEENQNMLQLAFRTRIKLFFRPNGLKGTPEEAAKNLKWSQQKNADGLVLVAKNDAVYNVSLASAEFEVNGKKYEVESHSVKPLSSEVMKVKGLSNITSGKVKYSSINDFGGMEEHNIPVN
- a CDS encoding fimbrial protein; its protein translation is MSLKKISMTAAAVVMAFSSAASFADTDIGLITFDGAVTDTTCVINTNNGEDTNNITITLPVVKKSDVEGTTIDKGVGSKNFELMLTKCPAQVKKASAVFMSKNMGSIGNGTIDPDSNVSGSATNVSLAMFNNSSSNTDRVMVGQPANNSQVADVTNGSGNLYYRVAYVPGSAWVKDSNPVTAGKVTANAFFTMSYE
- the panD gene encoding aspartate 1-decarboxylase is translated as MIRKMLQGKLHRVKVTQADLHYEGSCAIDQDFLDAAGILENEAIDIWNVTNGNRFYTYAIAAERGSKIISVNGAAAHCANVGDIVIIASFVMMSDEEAHRWQPKVAYFEGDNEMKRTAKAIPVQVA
- the panC gene encoding pantoate--beta-alanine ligase; the protein is MLIIETLPLLRQHIRRAHQEGKRIALVPTMGNLHDGHMKLVDEAKARADIVVVSIFVNPMQFDRADDLARYPRTLQEDCEKLKKRHADIVFSPAPADVYPQGTEESTYVDVPGISTMLEGASRPGHFRGVSTIVSKLFNLVQPDVACFGEKDFQQLALIRKMVADMGYDIEIVGVPIVRAKDGLALSSRNGYLTADQRKIAPGLSKVMNTMAEQLLAKELTAEEIVALAEQALNDKGFRSDDVQIRDADTLLEFTEASKRAVILVAAWLGQARLIDNKVVELAK
- the panB gene encoding 3-methyl-2-oxobutanoate hydroxymethyltransferase — protein: MKPTTIALLQKCKQEKKRFATITAYDYSFAKLFAEEGINVMLVGDSLGMTVQGHDSTLPVTVEDIAYHTHAVRRGAPACLLLSDLPFMAYATPEQAFENAAIVMRAGANMVKIEGGSWLVDTVKMLTERAVPVCGHLGLTPQSVNIFGGYKVQGRGDAGQTLLDDALALEAAGAQLLVLECVPVELAQRVTDALSIPVIGIGAGNVTDGQILVMHDAFGITGGHIPKFAKNFLSTAGDMRAAVRQYIDEVESGVYPGEEHSFH
- the folK gene encoding 2-amino-4-hydroxy-6-hydroxymethyldihydropteridine diphosphokinase, whose product is MTLAWIAIGSNLASPLEQVNAAVQALSEIPQSRVVTVSSFYRTPPLGPQDQPDYLNAAVVLETALDADTLLDHTQRIELQQGRVRKAERWGPRTLDLDIMLFGDQTIHTERLTIPHYDMKNRGFMLWPLFEVAPDLRFPDGDSLKTVLDRLNAEKPARW
- the pcnB gene encoding polynucleotide adenylyltransferase PcnB is translated as MFTRVANFCRKVLSREESMADDVIAQSHMSVIPREQHNISRKDISENALKVLYRLNKAGYEAYLVGGGVRDLLLGKKPKDFDVTTSATPEQVRKLFRNCRLVGRRFRLAHVMFGPEIIEVATFRGHHEGSTTDRTTSQRGQNGMLLRDNIFGSIEEDAQRRDFTINSLYYSVADFTVRDYVGGMQDLKAGLIRLIGTPETRYREDPVRMLRAVRFAAKLNMRISPETAEPIPRLATLINDVPPARLFEETLKLLQAGYGFETYTLLREYSLFQPLFPTITRYFTESSDSPMERMIAQVLKNTDTRLHNDMRVNPAFLFAAMFWYPLLETAQKIAQESGLAYYDAFALAANDVLDEACRTLAIPKRITTLVRDIWQLQLRMSRRQGKRAWKLMEHPKFRAAYDLMALRAEIENNQELQKLVKWWGEFQVSAPPEQKGMLTNLDEEPETRRRHRRPRKRAPRREGSA
- the gluQRS gene encoding tRNA glutamyl-Q(34) synthetase GluQRS → MSESHYIGRFAPSPSGELHFGSLIAALGSYLQARANHGIWRVRIEDIDPPREVPGAAEAILRQLEHYGLHWDGDILWQSKRHDAYRERLAWLYEQGLSYYCTCTRARIQSVGGVYDGHCRSAHNGPENAAVRLQQHHPVMHFNDRLSGNIQADARLAQEDFIIHRRDGLFAYNLAVVVDDHFQGVTEIVRGADLIEPTVRQISLYQHFGWQAPDYIHLPLALNEQGNKLSKQNHAPALPDGDPRPVLIDALRFLNQNVTGEWHDLGVDELLRMAAKSWSLAAVPKIQHSQMRCAEL
- the dksA gene encoding RNA polymerase-binding protein DksA; amino-acid sequence: MQEGQNRKTSSLSILAIAGVEPYQEKPGEEYMNEAQLSHFKRILEAWRNQLRDEVDRTVTHMQDEAANFPDPVDRAAQEEEFSLELRNRDRERKLIKKIEKTLKKVEDEDFGYCESCGVEIGIRRLEARPTADLCIDCKTLAEIREKQMAG
- the sfsA gene encoding DNA/RNA nuclease SfsA; this encodes MKFSPALQHATLIQRYKRFLADVVTPDGETLTLHCPNTGAMTGCATPGDTIWYSTSENTKRKYPHTWEMTQTQQDAFICVNTLRANQLVKEALIDEIIPELAGYSSLKSEVKYGEEGSRIDFMLQAEERPECYIEVKSVTLAEQENGYFPDAVTLRGQKHLRELMSVAAAGKRAVLLFAVLHSAIERFSPARHIDPKYAQLLNEAHKQGVEVFAYKAELSADNMTLRSTLPIVL
- the thpR gene encoding RNA 2',3'-cyclic phosphodiesterase; this encodes MPESKRLFFAIEMPATIQRQIVRWRADHFPAEAGRPVAAANLHLTLAFLGDVSAEKQRALATMAGRISQPGFTLHLDDAGQWLRSRVVWLGTRQPPRGLLQLANMLRAQAARSGCYQNPQPFHPHITLLRDAGQAVAIPPPGFHWVFPVKAFALYESVFRQGRTRYTPLQRWTLGDTLRNPDEV